In Sphingobacteriaceae bacterium, the following proteins share a genomic window:
- a CDS encoding copper transporter, producing MLDKVKEFKPSSWAIDNKVAIYIVTIIICIMGIRAYNSLPKEQFPDITVPTIYINTINGGNSPTNIENTITKPIEKRLKGISGIKKFNSTSLQDVSVIVVEFRTDVKVDIAKSKVKDAVDEARADIPQTLTREPIIKEIAFSEIPIMYINIAGNYDLKLLKKYAEDLQDKVEGLKEINEVKLVGALEREIQVNIDAYKLQAAQLTMDDVSRAISSENLTISGGNIPLNGMKPTINIKSEFKDPKEIEEILVTSAVGARLKIKDFATVVDGFEEKESYSSSSGKNVITLNVIKRSGENLINAADKIKATIEEMKKTEFPKGLEITISGDQSNKTKVTLQDLINTIIIGFILVTVVLMFFMGVTNALFVALSVPLSMFIAFLIMPSIGFSFNMIVLFSFILALGIVVDDAIVVIENTHRIFDNGKRDIKTAAKMAVGEVFLPVLSGTITTLAPFIPLVFWSGIIGKFMYFLPVTLIISLLASLFVAYIINPVFAVDFMKSHDEESKQHGKITKAARLQLMLYAFIAICSYASGHIAIGNFTAFLAGFLVLNRLLLYKAIEAWQFRIWPGFVNRYVKVLEWCLRKPWRPLAYTFIILIFSFVLFAVRSPKVVFFPSGDPNNVYVYVKLPDGTDPKITNDLMRKVEAKVETVLGKNNPLVESMITNVTIGTTDPRDGDQNSYPNRGKIAIAFVEFEHRHGTSTTDYLQKLQSLKWDLPGVDIVVNKEQSGPPTPKPISIEIIGEDFAELTQNSEDLKKFITKAGVAGVDNLKSDFVSNKPEIVFDIDRERALREGISTAQVAMEIRNAVYGKESTKFRDVDDEYKVMLRYQLDQRSDIETIRNLKLTYRDMNMGGVVRSVPISAVANVRYDYTYSGIKRKNDKRVITLSSDVKDGYNANEVVANLQTVMKDYKKTGDVIVKFAGDKEEQQETMGFLGNAMLIAVGLMLLVLVSLFNSLGKPLIILSEIVFSIAGVLIGVSVFKMEMSIVMTGVGIIALGGIVVRNGILLVEFAEFAREGGMNLYDAAIEAGRTRMTPVILTATAAVLGLIPLAVGFNINFETLFASGRPNIFFGGDNVAFFGPLSWTMIFGLLFATALTLLLIPAMYLITERLRRKSVIILKHFGLPVAVMYVPFLVAFLQLLLFIQGKKLDYGNLDY from the coding sequence ATGTTAGATAAAGTAAAAGAATTTAAACCCTCCAGTTGGGCCATAGATAATAAGGTAGCTATCTATATAGTTACGATCATTATCTGTATCATGGGGATCAGAGCTTATAACTCGCTCCCTAAAGAACAGTTTCCGGATATTACGGTTCCTACTATTTATATCAATACCATTAATGGTGGTAACTCTCCAACCAATATCGAAAACACAATCACCAAACCGATAGAAAAACGTTTGAAAGGAATTTCTGGTATTAAGAAATTTAATAGTACTTCCCTTCAGGACGTTTCGGTAATTGTGGTGGAGTTCCGTACCGATGTAAAAGTAGATATCGCGAAATCAAAAGTAAAAGATGCTGTGGATGAAGCGCGTGCTGATATACCACAAACATTAACACGCGAGCCTATCATTAAAGAAATCGCCTTCTCTGAGATCCCGATCATGTACATTAACATTGCCGGTAACTACGATTTAAAACTCCTGAAAAAATATGCTGAAGATCTTCAGGATAAAGTAGAAGGTTTAAAAGAGATCAACGAAGTAAAATTGGTTGGTGCTCTGGAGCGTGAGATCCAGGTAAATATTGACGCCTATAAATTACAGGCTGCTCAGTTAACAATGGACGATGTATCGCGTGCCATTTCTTCTGAAAACCTTACTATTTCAGGTGGTAATATCCCTTTAAATGGGATGAAGCCAACGATCAATATAAAAAGTGAATTTAAAGATCCGAAAGAAATTGAAGAAATTCTTGTAACCTCTGCAGTAGGTGCGAGACTTAAGATTAAGGACTTTGCAACTGTAGTGGATGGTTTTGAAGAAAAAGAATCTTATTCAAGTTCAAGTGGAAAAAACGTTATCACCTTAAACGTTATTAAACGTTCGGGAGAAAACTTAATTAACGCTGCTGATAAAATCAAAGCCACGATCGAGGAAATGAAAAAGACAGAATTTCCTAAAGGACTTGAAATTACTATCAGTGGTGACCAAAGTAATAAAACGAAGGTTACTTTACAGGATTTAATTAATACCATCATCATTGGGTTTATACTCGTAACGGTTGTATTGATGTTCTTTATGGGAGTAACCAATGCCTTATTCGTGGCGCTTTCTGTACCACTTTCAATGTTCATTGCCTTTTTAATTATGCCAAGCATTGGATTCTCATTTAATATGATCGTGCTCTTCTCCTTCATTCTCGCCCTGGGGATTGTGGTGGATGACGCCATCGTAGTAATTGAAAATACGCACCGTATTTTTGATAATGGTAAACGCGATATTAAAACAGCCGCTAAGATGGCTGTTGGTGAAGTATTCTTACCGGTACTGTCAGGTACCATCACAACACTTGCACCTTTTATTCCATTGGTTTTCTGGTCGGGTATTATTGGTAAGTTCATGTACTTCTTACCTGTTACTTTAATTATATCCTTATTAGCGTCCTTATTTGTTGCCTATATTATTAATCCTGTGTTTGCGGTTGACTTTATGAAGTCGCACGACGAAGAAAGCAAACAACATGGTAAAATAACAAAGGCTGCACGTTTACAATTAATGTTGTATGCTTTTATCGCTATCTGTTCTTATGCAAGCGGACATATTGCTATTGGTAACTTCACAGCTTTCCTGGCGGGTTTCCTTGTACTAAATCGTTTATTGCTTTACAAAGCTATCGAAGCCTGGCAGTTTAGAATCTGGCCTGGTTTTGTAAACCGTTATGTGAAAGTTTTAGAGTGGTGTTTACGTAAACCATGGAGACCATTGGCTTACACATTTATAATCTTGATTTTCTCTTTTGTTTTATTTGCAGTGCGTTCGCCAAAAGTGGTATTTTTCCCTAGTGGAGATCCAAACAACGTTTACGTCTACGTAAAATTACCTGACGGAACAGATCCGAAGATCACCAACGATTTGATGCGTAAAGTGGAAGCGAAAGTAGAAACGGTTCTTGGAAAAAATAATCCTCTCGTTGAATCCATGATCACCAACGTAACTATTGGTACAACCGATCCGCGTGATGGAGATCAAAACTCTTATCCTAACCGTGGTAAAATTGCGATCGCTTTCGTTGAATTCGAGCACCGTCACGGGACTTCTACAACAGACTATTTACAAAAGTTACAGAGCCTGAAGTGGGACCTTCCAGGTGTGGATATCGTTGTGAATAAGGAACAAAGTGGTCCGCCAACTCCTAAACCAATCAGTATTGAAATTATTGGCGAGGATTTTGCTGAGTTAACGCAGAATTCGGAAGACCTTAAAAAATTTATTACTAAAGCTGGTGTTGCCGGGGTTGACAATTTAAAATCGGATTTTGTGAGTAACAAACCTGAAATTGTATTTGATATTGATCGCGAACGTGCTTTAAGAGAAGGTATTTCTACGGCTCAGGTTGCTATGGAAATTCGTAACGCTGTTTATGGTAAAGAATCTACAAAATTCAGAGACGTGGATGACGAATACAAAGTAATGCTACGTTACCAGTTAGATCAAAGAAGCGATATTGAAACTATTCGTAATCTTAAACTCACTTACCGTGATATGAACATGGGTGGAGTAGTAAGAAGTGTGCCTATTTCTGCGGTAGCCAACGTGCGTTACGATTATACTTATTCGGGTATTAAACGTAAAAACGATAAACGTGTTATCACTTTATCATCAGATGTGAAAGATGGTTACAACGCGAATGAAGTAGTTGCTAATTTACAGACAGTGATGAAAGATTATAAAAAGACCGGCGATGTAATTGTGAAATTTGCAGGTGATAAAGAGGAACAACAAGAAACAATGGGCTTCCTTGGAAATGCCATGTTAATTGCTGTTGGGTTGATGTTATTGGTTTTAGTGAGTTTATTCAACTCGCTTGGTAAACCTTTAATCATCTTATCTGAAATTGTTTTCAGTATTGCGGGGGTGCTTATCGGCGTATCTGTCTTTAAAATGGAAATGAGTATTGTAATGACCGGTGTAGGTATTATTGCTCTTGGTGGTATCGTTGTAAGGAATGGTATCTTACTTGTGGAGTTTGCCGAGTTTGCACGTGAAGGTGGAATGAATCTTTACGATGCAGCTATCGAGGCTGGCAGAACGCGTATGACTCCTGTAATTCTTACAGCTACCGCAGCAGTATTAGGTTTAATTCCTTTAGCTGTGGGTTTCAATATTAATTTCGAAACTTTATTTGCAAGTGGAAGGCCTAATATTTTCTTTGGTGGTGATAACGTTGCTTTCTTCGGTCCTTTGAGCTGGACCATGATCTTCGGTTTATTATTCGCAACAGCCCTTACTTTATTATTGATTCCTGCTATGTATTTGATCACTGAAAGATTAAGACGCAAATCAGTAATCATTCTAAAACATTTCGGATTACCTGTAGCAGTAATGTATGTGCCATTTTTAGTTGCCTTTTTACAACTCTTACTTTTTATACAGGGTAAGAAATTAGATTACGGTAACTTAGATTACTAG
- a CDS encoding cysteine methyltransferase → MPEKDFFQMVYQVVRLIPKGRVTSYGAIAASLGAKTSSRLVGYAMNGAHKVKPKVPAHRVVNRNGLLTGKHHFETPYQMQELLEKEKVKVKEDKVQDFKNLYWDPMEELKL, encoded by the coding sequence ATGCCAGAAAAAGACTTTTTCCAGATGGTTTACCAGGTTGTAAGACTGATTCCAAAAGGTCGGGTTACCAGCTACGGGGCCATTGCCGCTTCTCTTGGAGCTAAAACTTCGTCACGCCTGGTGGGTTATGCAATGAATGGCGCGCACAAGGTAAAACCTAAAGTTCCGGCTCATAGAGTTGTAAATCGCAATGGACTTCTAACCGGAAAACACCATTTTGAAACTCCTTATCAGATGCAGGAACTCCTGGAAAAAGAAAAGGTAAAAGTAAAAGAGGATAAGGTTCAGGATTTTAAAAACCTCTACTGGGACCCCATGGAAGAATTAAAATTGTAA
- a CDS encoding glutamate--tRNA ligase: MEKRVRVRFAPSPTGGLHMGGVRTALFNYLFAKKHGGDFILRIEDTDQTRFVEGAEDYIVSALKWCGIEPNEGVGFGDGKHAPYRQSERKELGIYKKYADKLIESGHAYYAFDTSEELDAMRKRLEAAKMASPQYNAVTRQNMRNSLTLPEDEVKRLLESGEKYVVRLKVPRNEEIRFNDIIRGWVTVNSAQVDDKVLLKSDGMPTYHLAHIVDDIEMEISHAVRGEEWLPSAPAHILIYRYLGLENEMPKLAHLPLILNPDGNGKISKREARFPVFPLSWKDPREATPYVGYKETGYYPEAFVNILALLGWNPGNNEELFTVEELGKIFEFERVHKSGAKFDPEKAKWFNQQYLRKKSDAELAEAFKPILKEKGFEKDEAFMIEFCKLVKEKVQFVHEFWDHGKYIFIAPDSYDEKVMTKKWNENSKPLFTKVLATFKSVSDWNSQNVHDAFENLVKDAGKIDMQLLRVLITGAAGGPQLFDMLALMGKDETVKRLETALNKF; the protein is encoded by the coding sequence ATGGAAAAACGTGTTAGAGTTAGATTTGCACCCAGTCCTACAGGTGGATTACACATGGGTGGTGTGCGTACAGCTTTGTTTAATTATTTATTCGCTAAAAAACATGGCGGCGATTTTATTTTAAGAATTGAAGATACCGACCAGACACGCTTTGTAGAAGGCGCTGAAGATTATATTGTAAGTGCACTTAAATGGTGCGGCATTGAACCCAACGAAGGCGTAGGATTTGGAGATGGCAAACACGCACCTTACCGCCAAAGTGAACGCAAAGAATTAGGCATTTATAAAAAATACGCCGATAAACTCATTGAATCAGGTCACGCATATTATGCTTTTGATACGTCAGAAGAATTAGATGCGATGCGTAAGCGCCTGGAAGCCGCTAAGATGGCTTCTCCGCAGTACAATGCAGTAACGCGCCAAAACATGCGTAACTCTTTAACACTCCCTGAAGATGAAGTAAAACGTTTATTGGAGAGCGGCGAAAAATATGTGGTGCGTTTAAAAGTTCCGCGTAATGAAGAGATTCGTTTTAATGATATTATTCGCGGTTGGGTAACTGTAAACTCCGCTCAGGTAGATGATAAAGTGTTATTGAAAAGCGACGGCATGCCAACGTATCACCTGGCGCATATTGTGGACGACATCGAAATGGAAATTTCTCACGCCGTACGTGGCGAAGAATGGTTGCCAAGTGCACCGGCACATATTTTAATTTACCGGTATTTAGGTTTGGAAAATGAGATGCCGAAACTGGCGCATTTACCTTTGATCTTAAATCCGGATGGCAATGGAAAAATATCTAAACGTGAAGCACGCTTCCCTGTGTTTCCTTTAAGCTGGAAAGATCCTCGTGAAGCCACGCCGTACGTTGGTTACAAAGAAACGGGGTATTACCCTGAAGCCTTTGTAAACATCCTTGCCTTATTGGGATGGAACCCAGGGAATAACGAAGAACTTTTTACAGTGGAAGAATTAGGAAAGATTTTTGAATTTGAACGTGTGCACAAAAGCGGTGCCAAGTTTGATCCTGAAAAAGCAAAATGGTTCAATCAACAATATCTGCGCAAAAAATCAGATGCTGAATTAGCGGAAGCCTTTAAACCTATTTTAAAAGAAAAAGGTTTCGAAAAGGATGAAGCGTTCATGATTGAGTTTTGCAAACTAGTAAAAGAAAAAGTTCAGTTCGTTCACGAATTCTGGGATCATGGAAAATATATTTTTATTGCTCCTGATAGTTACGATGAAAAAGTGATGACGAAAAAATGGAACGAAAACAGTAAACCTCTGTTTACAAAAGTGCTTGCTACTTTTAAAAGCGTTAGCGACTGGAATTCTCAAAATGTACACGATGCTTTCGAAAATCTTGTGAAAGATGCCGGTAAAATTGACATGCAATTATTACGCGTACTTATAACAGGAGCTGCAGGTGGCCCACAACTCTTCGACATGCTTGCATTAATGGGGAAAGACGAAACCGTTAAGCGTCTCGAAACCGCCTTGAATAAATTTTAA
- a CDS encoding twin-arginine translocation pathway signal, whose amino-acid sequence MDRRNFIKTSSLASGYFMIPGFLKPLERLFSDTSQKKLIVIQLSGGNDWLNTVIPYKNDLYYQKRTKIGLKQENLITLDKHQALNNSLASLKEFYDNGEMAIVNNVGYPNPDRSHFRSMDIWQTASASNEILQTGWLGRYMDNECKYPYDGIEADNYLSLAMKGKRLNGLAIKDIKQLYRELKTPYFDDISSATKSELLTENNQGYLYKTLLDTQSSVNYIYEKNKIFTNSYEYPNTALGKQLKDIAGFIGSGITTKVYYVSMSGFDTHVNQVDRQNNLLKQYSEAVTAFIKNLKDLGKWDDSLIFTFSEFGRRVEENASGGTDHGSAGNVFLFGKKLKNNGIVNSAPDLENLDEGDLRYSVDFRSIYKNILKDWLNADAEKLISGSVKNFKVV is encoded by the coding sequence ATGGATAGAAGAAATTTTATAAAAACAAGTTCACTTGCCAGCGGCTATTTTATGATTCCGGGATTTTTAAAACCTCTGGAACGCTTATTCAGCGATACCTCGCAGAAAAAACTGATTGTCATTCAACTTTCAGGTGGAAACGACTGGTTGAATACCGTTATACCTTATAAAAATGATCTTTATTATCAGAAGCGCACCAAGATAGGATTAAAACAAGAAAATTTAATTACGCTTGACAAGCATCAGGCTCTTAACAATTCCTTAGCGAGTCTTAAAGAATTTTACGATAACGGAGAAATGGCAATCGTGAACAACGTTGGATACCCAAATCCCGATCGCTCCCATTTTAGGAGCATGGATATTTGGCAAACTGCAAGTGCAAGTAATGAAATTCTCCAAACCGGTTGGCTGGGAAGATACATGGATAATGAATGTAAGTATCCTTACGACGGCATTGAAGCTGATAACTATTTATCTCTGGCCATGAAGGGTAAACGCTTAAACGGCCTTGCTATAAAGGATATCAAACAACTTTACAGGGAACTAAAAACACCTTATTTCGATGATATTTCAAGTGCTACCAAAAGCGAATTGCTCACTGAAAATAACCAGGGATACTTATACAAGACACTCTTAGACACGCAATCGAGTGTGAATTATATTTACGAAAAGAATAAAATTTTTACCAATTCCTACGAGTATCCCAACACAGCACTTGGCAAGCAGCTAAAAGATATTGCCGGGTTTATCGGAAGCGGTATTACAACTAAGGTTTATTACGTAAGCATGAGCGGGTTTGATACTCACGTAAATCAGGTAGACCGCCAGAATAATTTATTAAAACAGTATTCCGAGGCTGTTACTGCCTTTATTAAAAATTTGAAGGATCTTGGCAAATGGGACGACAGCTTGATTTTTACCTTTAGCGAATTTGGAAGAAGAGTGGAAGAAAATGCCAGCGGTGGCACAGATCACGGCTCTGCCGGTAACGTATTCTTATTCGGAAAAAAATTAAAAAACAACGGCATTGTAAATTCGGCTCCCGATTTAGAGAATCTTGACGAAGGAGATCTAAGATACAGCGTCGATTTCAGAAGCATTTATAAAAACATTCTGAAAGACTGGCTGAATGCCGATGCTGAAAAGCTTATTTCAGGAAGTGTAAAAAATTTTAAAGTAGTATAA
- a CDS encoding methionine aminotransferase: MQIQSKLPNVGTTIFTTMSALAREHNAINLSQGFPDYDCSEDLRKYANHYINNGFNQYAPMPGTIQLRERVAEIISLCYGTTYHPDTEITITAGATQAIYTAIAAFIHAGDEVIVFEPAYDCYVPAIEVHGGKAVFSQLHPENFCIDWNDVRKKVTSKTKAILINSPHNPSGTTLSAEDLKELEKIVAGTNILVISDEVYEHMVFDGEQHQSIAGNAVLKAQSILVSSFGKTVHTTGWKIGYVAAPKEIMTEFRKVHQFLVFVVNHPLQLALADFLGDKKNYMDLKNFYQAKRDLFLKLTASSRFVPLKTSGTYFQVMSYKTISDENDADLAIRLTVEKKLATIPMSAFYSQKTDNKLLRFCFAKKDETLEKAAEIICSL, from the coding sequence ATGCAAATACAAAGTAAACTTCCGAATGTAGGCACAACCATTTTCACCACGATGAGCGCGCTTGCCCGCGAGCACAATGCTATAAATCTTTCACAGGGTTTTCCCGATTACGACTGTTCAGAAGACTTAAGAAAATATGCCAACCATTACATTAATAACGGATTTAATCAGTATGCTCCAATGCCTGGTACCATTCAGTTACGCGAACGTGTAGCAGAAATTATTTCCCTGTGTTATGGAACCACTTATCATCCGGATACCGAAATTACCATCACTGCGGGCGCAACACAGGCCATTTATACAGCTATCGCCGCTTTTATTCATGCAGGCGATGAAGTAATCGTTTTTGAACCAGCCTATGATTGTTATGTACCGGCTATTGAAGTGCATGGTGGTAAAGCGGTTTTCTCGCAACTACATCCTGAAAATTTTTGTATCGATTGGAACGATGTTCGTAAGAAAGTAACTTCAAAAACAAAAGCTATCCTCATTAATTCGCCCCATAACCCAAGCGGAACAACACTCTCAGCTGAAGATCTGAAAGAACTTGAAAAGATTGTTGCCGGAACAAATATTCTTGTGATAAGCGATGAAGTGTATGAACACATGGTATTTGATGGAGAACAACATCAGAGTATTGCGGGAAATGCAGTTTTAAAAGCCCAATCCATTCTTGTTTCTTCTTTCGGCAAAACAGTACATACAACCGGCTGGAAGATTGGTTATGTGGCTGCTCCAAAAGAAATAATGACTGAATTTCGCAAAGTGCATCAGTTCCTGGTATTCGTAGTCAATCATCCCTTGCAATTGGCGCTTGCAGATTTTCTCGGAGATAAAAAGAATTACATGGACCTGAAAAATTTTTACCAGGCCAAGCGCGACCTGTTTTTAAAACTAACAGCCTCCTCACGTTTTGTTCCCTTAAAAACAAGTGGAACTTATTTCCAGGTAATGTCCTATAAAACTATAAGCGACGAAAATGATGCCGATCTCGCTATTCGTTTAACGGTCGAGAAAAAACTCGCTACCATTCCTATGTCTGCGTTCTACAGTCAAAAAACAGACAATAAACTTTTACGATTTTGTTTCGCCAAAAAAGATGAGACTTTGGAGAAAGCCGCGGAGATTATTTGTTCGCTATAA
- a CDS encoding recombinase family protein, producing MNSPRLITAFLFTTIGKNGLNNLNSKTTNNQTQHNMRKAILYIRVSTDEQADKGYSLAHQEERLNKFCEINGYQVVESYREDYSAKSFNRPSFNKLLEALKKKKTKADLLVFTKWDRFSRNTADAYGMIATLERLGVESQAIEQPLDLSIPENKIMLAFYLAAPEVENHRRSLNVFVGMRRAKKEGRWMATAPRGYKNITTEEGKRVIVPNEDAPTMRWAFNQLATGQYNIDEIRKGCNEKGMKCGKDNFWQIVKNPVYCGKIQIPAWKDEEFTIVKGLHEPIISEALFQRVQDVLAGKKRLAYSAVSRNEFPLRGFLVCPKCGRNLTGSGSTGGSGIKHFYYHCIKGCATRLKAFDLNDDFSDKLSTVVFDSDIINLYDKIIDDVFKSKTSGKSLAKQQIQIEVQKHRERLNNAQQMMLDGTLSPDEYRDIKKRYEPIMDSLIKDHMGSDDMDADFKRYLKKGLCVVKNLNVVYNAGQVKDRQSVLRSILKENLRIENDRVRTGKLNETFSLIARIDGAYRAEKKRTASQILTLSAREVPSGFEPL from the coding sequence ATGAACTCGCCCAGGTTGATTACAGCGTTTTTATTTACAACGATTGGAAAGAACGGGCTGAACAATCTCAATTCGAAGACGACGAACAATCAAACGCAGCATAATATGAGAAAAGCAATTTTATACATCAGGGTTTCAACAGATGAACAAGCAGACAAAGGTTATAGTCTTGCTCATCAGGAAGAGCGATTAAATAAATTTTGTGAGATCAATGGTTATCAGGTTGTAGAAAGTTACCGTGAAGATTATTCCGCAAAGTCTTTTAATAGGCCATCTTTCAACAAATTGTTGGAAGCACTGAAAAAGAAAAAGACGAAAGCAGATCTTTTAGTATTTACGAAGTGGGATCGTTTCTCACGTAATACTGCAGATGCTTATGGCATGATAGCTACACTGGAAAGACTCGGAGTAGAAAGTCAGGCAATAGAACAACCACTTGATCTTAGCATTCCTGAAAACAAGATCATGCTCGCATTTTATTTAGCCGCACCCGAAGTTGAAAACCACCGACGTTCACTAAACGTATTTGTCGGAATGCGCCGCGCTAAAAAAGAAGGACGCTGGATGGCAACTGCGCCTCGAGGTTACAAGAACATAACCACCGAAGAAGGAAAGAGAGTTATTGTGCCAAATGAAGATGCTCCAACAATGAGGTGGGCATTCAATCAACTGGCGACTGGTCAATACAACATTGACGAAATACGAAAAGGCTGTAATGAAAAAGGTATGAAATGCGGTAAGGATAATTTTTGGCAAATTGTAAAGAATCCGGTCTATTGCGGCAAAATCCAAATTCCAGCTTGGAAGGATGAAGAGTTTACCATCGTAAAAGGATTACATGAACCAATCATTAGCGAAGCACTATTTCAGCGTGTGCAAGATGTTCTGGCCGGAAAAAAACGATTAGCCTATTCAGCTGTTTCACGAAATGAATTCCCCTTACGGGGATTTTTAGTTTGTCCCAAGTGCGGAAGGAATCTAACTGGAAGCGGATCAACGGGAGGAAGTGGAATAAAGCACTTCTATTACCATTGCATAAAGGGTTGTGCGACCCGCCTCAAAGCCTTTGATCTGAATGACGACTTTTCCGACAAGCTGTCAACCGTTGTTTTCGATTCCGATATCATAAACCTTTATGACAAGATCATAGATGACGTTTTTAAATCAAAAACGTCCGGCAAATCGCTGGCAAAACAGCAAATTCAGATTGAGGTTCAGAAACACCGGGAACGTCTAAACAACGCTCAACAAATGATGCTGGATGGAACGCTCAGTCCGGACGAATACCGGGATATTAAAAAACGCTACGAGCCCATAATGGACTCCCTGATCAAAGATCACATGGGATCGGACGATATGGACGCCGACTTCAAACGTTACCTGAAAAAGGGCTTATGCGTGGTTAAAAACCTCAATGTGGTGTATAATGCCGGACAAGTGAAAGATCGCCAAAGTGTCCTCCGTTCGATATTGAAGGAAAATTTGCGAATTGAAAATGATCGAGTTCGAACGGGAAAATTGAATGAAACGTTTTCGCTGATTGCTCGAATTGACGGGGCATACAGGGCAGAAAAAAAGCGGACAGCAAGTCAAATTTTGACGCTGTCCGCTAGGGAGGTCCCGAGCGGATTCGAACCGCTGTAG
- a CDS encoding restriction endonuclease, protein MSLTLPKYISHQEVVRRLPLVFPEGTPNRNYCTRELSASTIFTMLYIGAVEGLDRYLGPIHVYRMTEEQSLKSDLLSRNNYLSLALKKGAVIDGKRWYADNTREPIRDETLREGLQQVGAVKSIVVPTTSSKPRYYLEKNFAALFNPEIEDIDLLKKIKKWQESNLSKHGLTRISLASFSASGAGDKVLVTFPNGETRHMSAGPSSEISKSVIEVFAKTFLNDPVVLWLSESGNKEVARDEKIAHSIGIEIRKESELPDIILVDLNNKKPLLIFIEVVATDGPITRRRQEALYKITDKAGFDKKNVLFVSAFKDRESTGSRKSLPVLAWNSFAWFASEPDKIMHLKDGIYKLSKLNSF, encoded by the coding sequence ATGAGTTTGACACTTCCGAAGTATATCTCTCACCAAGAGGTCGTTCGACGTCTTCCACTTGTGTTCCCGGAAGGAACTCCAAACAGAAATTATTGCACAAGAGAATTGTCTGCAAGTACTATTTTTACAATGCTTTATATCGGAGCCGTAGAAGGTTTGGATAGATATTTGGGGCCGATTCATGTATACAGAATGACCGAAGAGCAGTCGTTAAAATCCGATCTGCTGTCTCGAAATAATTACCTTTCATTGGCTTTAAAAAAGGGAGCTGTCATTGATGGTAAACGTTGGTATGCCGATAACACTAGAGAGCCCATCCGCGATGAAACTTTGCGCGAAGGTCTTCAACAGGTAGGAGCCGTAAAGTCAATTGTTGTTCCAACAACTTCAAGTAAGCCGCGCTACTATTTAGAGAAAAATTTTGCGGCGTTGTTTAATCCTGAAATAGAAGATATTGATCTTTTGAAAAAAATTAAGAAATGGCAAGAGAGTAATCTTTCGAAGCATGGATTGACAAGAATCTCACTAGCTTCCTTTTCAGCGAGTGGAGCAGGCGATAAAGTCCTTGTTACATTTCCTAATGGAGAAACCAGACACATGTCTGCTGGACCAAGCTCCGAAATTTCGAAGTCTGTTATCGAAGTTTTTGCTAAAACTTTTCTCAATGACCCCGTAGTGCTGTGGCTTAGTGAAAGTGGCAATAAAGAAGTTGCCCGCGACGAAAAAATAGCTCACTCAATAGGAATTGAAATACGCAAGGAATCCGAGTTACCTGACATTATTTTAGTTGATCTAAATAATAAAAAGCCGCTCTTAATTTTTATTGAGGTAGTTGCTACTGATGGGCCAATAACCAGACGGCGTCAAGAAGCGCTGTATAAGATAACCGACAAGGCTGGGTTCGATAAAAAGAACGTACTTTTCGTTTCCGCGTTTAAAGACCGCGAATCGACTGGTTCAAGGAAATCCTTACCAGTATTAGCATGGAATTCATTTGCTTGGTTCGCGTCCGAACCTGACAAGATTATGCACCTCAAAGATGGAATCTATAAATTATCGAAGTTAAATTCCTTTTGA